A window of the Bacillota bacterium genome harbors these coding sequences:
- a CDS encoding permease, with protein MKSKIKKYNLFFLVVLVDLILWFYWPDKGTTAVISTGDYLVEMLLFIPPIFILIGLLDVWVPREIVEKNVGSESGVKGVVISILVATAAAGPLYAGFPVAYTLMEKGCRMANVVIFLGTWATIKVPMLMMEIKFLGMEFAAARLLLTLPAIILSGYLVERLLAGAKKAGKPKANKLTG; from the coding sequence GTGAAGAGTAAAATTAAAAAGTATAATCTTTTTTTCCTGGTTGTTTTAGTTGATCTTATTTTGTGGTTCTACTGGCCGGATAAGGGAACAACGGCAGTTATAAGTACCGGTGATTATCTAGTTGAGATGCTGCTGTTCATTCCACCTATTTTTATATTAATCGGTCTATTAGATGTTTGGGTACCCAGAGAAATTGTGGAAAAGAACGTAGGTTCCGAGTCAGGGGTAAAGGGTGTTGTTATATCCATTTTGGTGGCCACTGCTGCAGCCGGTCCCCTTTACGCGGGCTTCCCGGTAGCCTACACTCTGATGGAAAAAGGCTGCCGCATGGCAAATGTGGTGATCTTTCTCGGTACCTGGGCAACAATAAAAGTTCCCATGCTGATGATGGAGATAAAATTTTTGGGAATGGAATTTGCGGCAGCCAGGTTGCTATTAACTCTTCCGGCAATTATCCTTTCCGGTTACCTGGTAGAAAGATTGTTAGCCGGTGCAAAGAAAGCCGGTAAACCTAAAGCTAACAAACTTACCGGTTAA
- a CDS encoding thioredoxin family protein, protein MEIKVLGTGCKKCKETEKAVQKAVEELGIQADVEKVEEMDKIADYNVLMTPGLVINGKVKVTGRVPKHKDILKYIKDEM, encoded by the coding sequence ATGGAAATCAAAGTACTGGGAACTGGCTGCAAGAAGTGCAAAGAAACTGAAAAAGCCGTGCAAAAGGCAGTGGAAGAGCTCGGTATTCAGGCTGATGTGGAAAAGGTGGAAGAAATGGACAAAATAGCTGACTATAATGTTTTAATGACCCCGGGCCTAGTGATTAACGGAAAGGTAAAGGTAACCGGGCGGGTACCCAAGCACAAGGACATTCTTAAGTACATTAAGGATGAAATGTAA
- a CDS encoding PadR family transcriptional regulator: MCQDQGSHHESSCSCSGMPMRRFLQPCLLLLLHRRSTHGYDLIQNLGEFGFSSGETDPGTVYRHLRKMEEEKLVTSAWDTDQGGPAKRLYQITGEGEEILHAWAVTLNGNKQRIEDFLVKYKTQFPGQ, translated from the coding sequence ATGTGCCAAGACCAAGGTTCTCATCATGAAAGTAGTTGCAGCTGTTCTGGTATGCCAATGAGACGCTTTCTGCAGCCCTGTCTTTTACTGCTGCTTCACCGCCGGTCAACTCACGGGTACGATTTGATTCAAAATCTTGGAGAGTTCGGTTTTTCTTCCGGTGAAACAGACCCGGGCACTGTATACAGGCACCTGCGTAAGATGGAAGAGGAAAAATTAGTAACTTCCGCCTGGGATACAGATCAAGGTGGGCCGGCTAAAAGGCTGTACCAAATAACCGGTGAGGGTGAGGAAATTTTACACGCCTGGGCCGTTACCCTGAATGGGAATAAACAGAGGATAGAAGACTTTTTGGTTAAATATAAAACCCAATTTCCGGGACAGTAG
- a CDS encoding cell wall metabolism sensor histidine kinase WalK codes for MFKSLFSKLMSSYLLVVLATLLVLGILISHLFSNYYYSSSEQELKDKGLEMAGLMSDYMEQGRPVEEVLAVTGSMVDARVFWVQRQALDFAQRGRIHGLRLDRVEVEQILKGEIITKQAFMYRFNQAMISVAVPVRVNSSIAGALFLFTPVADITDTISAVRKLIFWAALPTILFAVIIAYFLSRSVSRPLQDMSLASRAMAEGDFQQRINTSSRDEVGQLAQSFNHLAGALNNTINDLSMEKEKMESVLGNMAEGVIAIDPGCRVIAANRQAIETFGFDQSTLSQVLAETSLPDEVQVLFNQVLESGETKSIEITLNNGKIFLLAHVSPLRETGAGVFGAVGVFHDITDIRRLEQMRRDLVANVSHELRTPLTSVQGFVEAMLDGTIEGEEDKSIYLNIIHQETIRLNRLIHDLLDLASMESGKTSWEINAVDVSELISRVVARLQPQLKRRLLTVKREIPAALPLLLANEDRAEQVLTNLIGNAVQFSPEGESITIEVQAVQGEITISVVDRGPGIAVEELPYIWERFHRVDKSRSRALGGTGLGLAITKQIIEAHGGRVGVRSESGRGSVFSFTLPAVPGEEPE; via the coding sequence ATGTTTAAAAGCCTTTTTAGTAAATTAATGTCCTCATATCTATTGGTTGTATTAGCTACACTGTTGGTTTTAGGTATACTTATCTCCCACCTTTTTTCCAATTACTACTATTCATCCAGTGAACAAGAGTTAAAAGATAAGGGACTGGAAATGGCCGGTCTGATGAGTGACTATATGGAGCAGGGACGGCCCGTGGAAGAAGTCTTGGCTGTCACGGGCAGCATGGTGGATGCTCGAGTGTTCTGGGTGCAGCGGCAGGCGCTTGATTTTGCGCAGCGCGGGCGCATACACGGGCTGAGGTTGGATCGTGTTGAAGTAGAGCAAATTTTAAAGGGCGAAATAATAACCAAACAGGCATTTATGTACCGTTTTAACCAGGCTATGATCTCGGTAGCCGTTCCCGTGAGAGTTAATAGTAGTATCGCCGGTGCGTTATTCCTTTTTACGCCTGTTGCCGATATTACAGATACCATATCGGCAGTGCGCAAGCTAATATTTTGGGCCGCCCTCCCCACCATACTTTTTGCTGTTATTATCGCCTATTTCTTATCCCGCTCCGTTTCCCGCCCGCTACAAGATATGAGTTTGGCCAGCCGGGCCATGGCGGAAGGTGACTTTCAGCAGCGGATTAATACGTCCTCCCGGGACGAAGTGGGGCAACTGGCCCAGAGTTTCAACCACCTGGCAGGGGCTTTGAATAATACCATTAATGATCTGTCTATGGAAAAGGAAAAAATGGAAAGTGTGTTGGGCAACATGGCCGAAGGGGTTATAGCCATTGACCCCGGTTGCAGGGTTATTGCCGCAAACCGGCAGGCTATTGAAACTTTCGGCTTTGATCAAAGTACTTTAAGCCAGGTGCTGGCGGAAACTTCTCTACCGGATGAAGTACAGGTACTATTTAATCAAGTATTAGAATCAGGGGAAACAAAAAGTATTGAAATTACTTTAAACAACGGTAAAATATTTCTTCTCGCCCATGTATCACCGCTGCGAGAAACCGGTGCCGGCGTATTTGGCGCGGTGGGTGTTTTCCATGACATTACCGATATCCGGCGCCTGGAACAAATGCGCCGGGATCTGGTGGCCAATGTTTCCCACGAACTGCGAACGCCCTTAACTTCTGTGCAGGGGTTTGTTGAGGCCATGCTGGACGGTACTATAGAGGGCGAAGAGGATAAATCAATTTATCTTAACATTATCCACCAGGAAACTATACGGCTTAACCGGCTTATTCATGATCTGTTGGACCTGGCCTCCATGGAATCCGGGAAGACATCCTGGGAAATAAACGCGGTAGATGTAAGTGAATTAATAAGCCGGGTAGTGGCCAGGCTACAGCCGCAGCTTAAGCGCCGGCTGCTTACTGTTAAAAGAGAAATCCCTGCCGCTTTACCCTTGTTGTTGGCCAACGAAGACCGGGCGGAACAAGTCCTAACCAATCTAATTGGTAACGCCGTTCAGTTTTCTCCTGAAGGCGAAAGTATTACGATTGAGGTGCAGGCCGTACAGGGTGAAATAACAATAAGTGTAGTTGATCGTGGCCCCGGCATTGCGGTAGAAGAGTTGCCATATATCTGGGAGCGATTCCACCGGGTGGATAAATCACGTTCCCGGGCCCTGGGCGGTACCGGCCTGGGCCTTGCCATAACCAAACAAATTATAGAGGCCCACGGCGGAAGAGTGGGAGTCCGGAGCGAATCAGGCCGGGGTTCCGTTTTTAGCTTTACCCTGCCGGCGGTGCCGGGGGAAGAACCAGAGTAA
- a CDS encoding response regulator transcription factor yields MANHTILVVEDEERVQQLVELYLKKEGFTVDMAFDGEEAVKKARAGLPDLILLDIMLPEMDGWEVCKELRKTMSTPIIMLTARGDEFDRVMGLELGADDYIAKPFSPREMVARVKAVLRRTAAGAQNGSKVLDFNELCINYTSRTVEIKGNIIEMPPKEFELLWFLAGHCGQVFSREQLLHSIWGYSYVGDPRTVDTHIKRLREKLAQAREVCSIKTVWGYGYKFEVVG; encoded by the coding sequence ATGGCCAACCATACTATTTTGGTGGTGGAAGACGAAGAGCGAGTACAGCAGCTGGTAGAACTGTATTTAAAGAAAGAGGGTTTTACCGTAGATATGGCTTTTGACGGAGAGGAAGCTGTGAAAAAGGCCAGGGCCGGTCTGCCTGATCTAATTTTACTGGACATTATGCTGCCTGAGATGGATGGCTGGGAGGTTTGTAAAGAGCTGAGGAAGACCATGTCCACACCCATTATCATGCTTACCGCCAGGGGAGATGAATTCGACCGGGTAATGGGGCTGGAACTTGGTGCGGATGATTATATAGCCAAGCCTTTCAGCCCTCGGGAAATGGTGGCCCGGGTGAAGGCTGTGCTTCGACGCACAGCCGCCGGAGCACAGAATGGTTCGAAGGTGCTTGATTTTAACGAGTTGTGTATTAACTACACCAGCAGGACAGTAGAGATTAAGGGTAATATAATAGAAATGCCGCCCAAAGAATTTGAACTTTTATGGTTTCTGGCCGGTCACTGCGGCCAGGTTTTTTCCAGGGAACAATTGCTGCACAGTATTTGGGGGTATAGCTATGTCGGTGACCCCCGCACAGTGGACACGCATATTAAGCGGCTGCGGGAAAAGTTGGCCCAGGCCCGGGAAGTTTGCTCGATAAAAACCGTTTGGGGATACGGGTATAAATTCGAGGTTGTGGGTTAA
- a CDS encoding extracellular solute-binding protein, with product MKNNPNCFKVLHAGALRKPMKECIHILWERYPDLKVELDYAGSRACARAVAGGKIVDLIALADYKVFEDILIPRFVDTSFAFATDQMVLAFDEFSTHSEIINEDNWMDVLLNNSQIKYGRSDHHRDPCGYRTLMLWQLAEKFYNRPGLFKALEDNWSNVYPKSFDLACALLQGQVDYGFEYLSVAKQLNLKHIVFPPEINLSDPRLADYYARAKVVVDGSYPGLDTEITGTPIEFAIAIPKESNQKELAQEFIDILTGSRGEEILEQNGLIPC from the coding sequence ATGAAAAATAATCCTAATTGTTTTAAAGTACTTCATGCCGGGGCGCTGCGTAAACCCATGAAAGAGTGCATTCACATATTATGGGAAAGATACCCTGATTTAAAAGTAGAATTGGATTATGCAGGGTCAAGGGCCTGTGCCCGGGCGGTGGCGGGGGGAAAGATAGTGGATTTAATTGCGCTGGCGGATTATAAGGTATTTGAAGATATTCTAATTCCCCGCTTTGTAGATACCTCCTTTGCTTTTGCCACCGACCAAATGGTTTTGGCCTTTGATGAGTTTTCCACGCATAGTGAAATTATTAACGAGGACAACTGGATGGATGTTTTATTAAATAATAGCCAGATTAAATACGGTCGTTCAGACCATCACCGTGATCCCTGCGGGTACAGAACATTGATGTTGTGGCAGCTGGCAGAGAAATTTTATAACCGGCCGGGCCTGTTTAAAGCATTGGAAGATAATTGGAGTAATGTCTACCCCAAATCCTTTGATTTGGCTTGTGCCCTTCTACAGGGCCAGGTTGATTACGGCTTTGAATATCTTTCAGTGGCCAAACAATTAAACCTAAAGCACATAGTATTCCCCCCTGAGATTAATTTAAGCGACCCGCGCCTGGCTGATTATTATGCCCGGGCCAAAGTTGTAGTTGACGGAAGTTATCCCGGCCTGGATACCGAAATCACCGGTACTCCCATTGAGTTTGCCATCGCCATTCCAAAAGAATCGAATCAAAAGGAACTAGCCCAGGAGTTTATTGATATATTGACCGGTTCCCGTGGAGAGGAAATACTGGAGCAGAATGGTTTAATTCCTTGCTAG
- a CDS encoding Fe-S cluster protein, whose protein sequence is MFLKDIKITSVAPCIVVPNRIRFRAIFSDDITSLMPYLNAVQKNAVYNHEGKVLSMTKDERLITLYPWEVTVAKALSEEDADETAAWVKDLINKTYVDRETIEPVYERRSRPTPLVLYGWLPQKSGCRRCGEQTCLAFAAQMVNGGKKLEECPVIWEPGNEDLLESLKEMVVVLV, encoded by the coding sequence ATGTTTTTAAAAGATATTAAGATTACAAGCGTAGCACCATGTATAGTGGTGCCCAATCGAATAAGATTCAGAGCCATTTTTTCTGATGACATTACCAGCTTAATGCCGTATCTTAATGCGGTCCAAAAAAATGCAGTATATAATCATGAAGGCAAGGTACTCTCTATGACCAAGGACGAAAGATTGATTACCCTTTACCCCTGGGAAGTAACAGTGGCCAAGGCGCTGAGCGAAGAGGATGCAGATGAAACCGCTGCCTGGGTGAAAGACTTAATAAATAAAACATATGTTGACAGGGAAACCATTGAGCCTGTTTATGAAAGGCGCTCCAGGCCCACTCCCCTTGTGCTTTACGGCTGGCTGCCCCAAAAATCCGGCTGCCGCCGGTGCGGCGAGCAAACCTGTTTGGCTTTTGCCGCCCAAATGGTCAATGGGGGGAAAAAGCTGGAGGAATGCCCTGTCATTTGGGAACCGGGGAACGAGGATTTGTTGGAGTCTTTAAAGGAAATGGTGGTTGTATTGGTTTGA
- a CDS encoding permease, with protein sequence MFNIILFVSAAIGFIISNQKDKVKTKQALKKAVNSFINLLPSLLGIIGLIGLMLALVPRELIAGFFGDNSPAGIAVISAIGSITLLPAFVAFPLASSFLDAGASIVAVACFITTLLMVGVITAPMEIEYFGKKFTLWRNLSALVLAVIIGPLIGVMVR encoded by the coding sequence ATGTTTAATATCATCCTTTTTGTATCGGCTGCCATTGGATTTATAATATCCAATCAGAAAGACAAAGTAAAAACTAAGCAGGCCCTCAAAAAAGCCGTAAATTCCTTTATCAATTTATTGCCCAGCTTACTGGGGATCATTGGCCTCATCGGTTTAATGTTGGCGCTGGTGCCCCGGGAATTAATTGCGGGGTTTTTCGGCGATAACAGCCCGGCAGGTATTGCCGTCATTTCGGCCATCGGTTCCATTACACTGCTGCCGGCATTTGTTGCTTTTCCCCTGGCCTCATCGTTCCTTGATGCCGGGGCCAGTATCGTTGCCGTGGCCTGTTTTATCACCACTTTGCTGATGGTGGGGGTCATAACCGCTCCCATGGAAATAGAGTATTTCGGGAAGAAATTTACCCTTTGGCGTAATTTATCTGCACTGGTACTGGCAGTTATCATCGGTCCCTTGATTGGGGTGATGGTGCGGTGA
- a CDS encoding winged helix-turn-helix transcriptional regulator gives MSIDNYVKIFKALGEPSRLRMLKILSVRPMYVCELEKVLQMSQPRISQHLRVMKHAGLVTERKEAQRTFYALKIDYLDEQFKELLEFFHADLESLPLFIEEYQRHKELEEDSGVAQCKEGKTEAVKLEQEA, from the coding sequence ATGAGTATAGATAATTACGTCAAGATTTTTAAAGCTTTGGGTGAGCCCTCGCGATTACGAATGTTAAAAATATTGTCGGTAAGACCCATGTACGTGTGTGAGCTGGAGAAAGTGCTGCAAATGAGCCAGCCGAGAATATCCCAGCACCTGCGGGTAATGAAGCATGCCGGGCTGGTAACAGAGCGCAAGGAGGCCCAGCGTACCTTTTACGCCCTTAAAATTGATTATCTTGATGAACAGTTTAAAGAATTGCTGGAATTCTTCCATGCAGATTTGGAAAGCCTGCCGCTTTTTATCGAGGAATACCAGCGGCATAAAGAGCTGGAGGAGGATTCCGGAGTGGCACAATGTAAGGAAGGGAAAACAGAGGCGGTAAAATTGGAGCAGGAGGCATAA
- a CDS encoding PadR family transcriptional regulator, whose amino-acid sequence MAVKNGEDISLDKLIQPGLLLFVYMKPSHGYELIQNYNKLQSTEEVEPGTIYRNLRRMEKNGLLTSSWQTSESGPARRLYEITEKGINVLDEAAAKVEKQKLQVEQFLSLYREQKEQGGSADEK is encoded by the coding sequence ATGGCGGTAAAAAACGGAGAGGATATTTCCCTGGATAAATTGATTCAGCCGGGCTTACTTTTATTTGTTTATATGAAGCCCTCGCACGGCTATGAATTAATTCAAAACTATAATAAATTGCAATCTACGGAAGAAGTAGAACCGGGCACCATATACAGGAACTTGAGACGGATGGAGAAGAACGGGCTTTTAACATCCAGCTGGCAGACCTCGGAATCGGGCCCTGCCCGCAGGTTATACGAAATAACTGAAAAAGGTATCAACGTTTTGGACGAAGCTGCTGCAAAGGTAGAGAAGCAAAAACTTCAAGTCGAACAATTTCTTAGTCTATACCGAGAACAAAAAGAGCAAGGGGGAAGCGCTGATGAAAAATAA